The following coding sequences lie in one Arachis stenosperma cultivar V10309 chromosome 5, arast.V10309.gnm1.PFL2, whole genome shotgun sequence genomic window:
- the LOC130980740 gene encoding uncharacterized protein LOC130980740, with amino-acid sequence MGATPFHHSILEVSLPKHFDKATDMRYDGKQDPQKHLTAFEARMNLEGVGDEVRCRTFPVTLAGPAIRWFNSLLEGSVASFSDITRAFLAQFTTRIAKAKDPINLLGVTQKAGEPTRKYLDRFNDECLEIDGLTNSVASLYLTNGLLNEDFRNHLTTKPVWTMQEI; translated from the coding sequence ATGGGAGCAACTCCTTTCCATCATTCTATCCTCGAGGTCTCGCTACCAAAGCACTTCGATAAGgcaacggacatgaggtatgATGGGAAACAAGACCCACAAAAGCATCTGACGGCCTTCGAGGCCAGGATGAACTTAGAAGGGGTAGGCGACGAAGTGAGGTGTCGCACCTTTCCCGTTACTTTGGCAGGGCCCGCAATTCGGTGGTTCAACAGCCTTCTGGAAGGCTCGGTAGCGTCGTTCTCGGATATCACCCGCGCCTTCCTAGCCCAGTTTACTACACGCATCGCAAAGGCGAAGGACCCAATTAACCTGTTGGGGGTAACGCAAAAAGCCGGCGAACCgaccagaaaatacctggaCAGGTTCAATGACGAGTGCTTGGAGATCGACGGCCTAACCAACTCGGTGGCCAGTTTATACTTGACGAATGGGTTGCTAAACGAGGATTTCAGAAATCATCTCACCACCAAACCCGTGTGGACAATGCAAGAAATCTAA